A region from the Brachyspira hampsonii genome encodes:
- a CDS encoding RNA polymerase subunit sigma-70 — translation MKKLIIISLLLIIPILSCSPKRIVDREIEAVYDKKDNSYTITYPEYNKQYPKFINLKYGKSVKINDGILLTYNIDSDNIPIQLNIEVEENNIIKTFNIENPLVNRNINLTLYATNFNPPLEKDKLDRLSVSIETVGNVDTKDKVKIAINEYDDKIKSRENIALILPESGHIAKSNPPFVMINKRTTLTRISISKELSFTTRYEYTLRNNSFFSITNTLENGKWYIAFDENGDTNLRRVYHFFIDDSSTKITPITNKTFNIQRPFVLIDKQTFEILYNLLYKANRLQPSVLLRNINAFKSYTSANMGKWSVNNISYSLTDDTNKLYFENLPSHTMVMSLKAAFEPNNNLLKYEIKQMIRDIVNLDETKIDNYNIIDSVNILANSLLMPFDLMYDEFSPEEIVLMKQEFIKYGETLYNYITENPSEYRNKNTIKYITTLGLIAINMLNENINQDQVRNWHYFSMNYINSMVFSMFENDGSFKSSISEAFDTIMPILTYALSLKNVGIFDAFTFESFKNIGKYLSIVGYPSGYTLPIGYTAIDNRSKLRFDTGARSAVMELLSRMYANPLYKNYAVFAQSESAEIKYLPYALMWNNYYLRDNVNSNIDFQCETLLLKKIQTAIYNENIKALNAPYLAIYAKGRNADDSLGLNHNDRMSFVYYNYGDSIIDELGYNFNSNNYTLFKDADFHNGISIDGNKIEENMGSYSYIENITNYYKMFYAHAKANQRYTYSVNLKNYDRRFYYLKPNILIIKEDIEALPDITKQYHVYGYKYKWNANSKLPITFDNEANKFIIEGTYSYTYIQILSSNELEYNIIQTYIGQNKLYTAEVSTRDNVKKFEPWIIISTMPKNNVAQAIRRNIINTNITLGNFTSTNLNFKAGNKEYYINIEDYINTSDNTNKINNILYTENRENVIISSD, via the coding sequence ATGAAAAAATTGATTATTATATCACTACTATTGATAATACCTATATTATCATGCTCGCCAAAAAGAATAGTAGACAGAGAAATAGAAGCTGTTTATGATAAAAAAGATAATTCTTATACTATTACATATCCTGAATATAATAAACAGTATCCAAAATTTATAAATTTAAAATATGGAAAGAGTGTAAAAATAAATGACGGAATATTATTAACTTATAATATAGATTCTGATAATATACCAATACAATTAAATATAGAAGTAGAAGAAAACAATATAATAAAGACATTTAATATAGAAAATCCATTAGTTAATAGAAATATAAATCTCACATTATACGCTACAAATTTTAATCCTCCATTGGAAAAAGATAAATTAGACAGACTATCTGTAAGCATAGAAACAGTTGGAAATGTTGATACAAAAGATAAAGTAAAAATAGCAATAAATGAGTATGATGATAAAATAAAATCAAGAGAAAATATAGCATTGATACTTCCTGAAAGCGGACATATAGCAAAGAGTAATCCTCCATTTGTTATGATTAATAAAAGAACTACTCTCACTAGAATATCAATATCTAAAGAGCTTTCATTTACAACTCGTTATGAATATACATTGAGAAATAACAGCTTCTTCTCAATAACAAATACATTAGAAAACGGCAAATGGTATATAGCATTTGATGAAAATGGAGACACAAATTTAAGAAGAGTCTATCATTTCTTTATAGATGACAGCAGTACTAAAATCACACCTATAACAAATAAAACTTTTAATATACAAAGACCTTTTGTATTAATAGATAAGCAGACATTTGAAATATTATATAATTTACTATACAAAGCAAACAGACTTCAGCCTTCTGTACTTTTGAGAAATATAAATGCATTCAAATCATATACTTCAGCAAATATGGGTAAATGGTCTGTAAATAATATATCATATTCATTAACTGATGATACTAATAAATTATACTTTGAGAATCTTCCTTCTCATACTATGGTTATGTCTTTAAAAGCAGCATTTGAGCCTAATAATAATTTATTAAAATATGAAATTAAACAGATGATAAGAGATATAGTGAATTTAGATGAAACAAAAATAGACAATTATAATATTATAGATTCGGTTAATATATTAGCTAATTCTCTTCTTATGCCTTTTGATTTGATGTATGATGAGTTTTCGCCTGAAGAAATAGTTTTGATGAAGCAGGAATTTATAAAATACGGAGAAACACTTTATAACTATATAACAGAAAATCCTTCAGAATACAGAAATAAAAATACTATAAAATACATTACAACATTAGGATTAATAGCAATTAATATGCTTAATGAAAATATAAATCAGGATCAAGTTAGAAATTGGCATTATTTTTCTATGAATTACATAAACAGCATGGTATTTTCTATGTTTGAAAATGACGGAAGTTTTAAATCATCAATAAGCGAAGCATTTGATACTATAATGCCTATATTAACTTATGCATTATCATTGAAAAATGTAGGCATATTCGATGCTTTTACTTTTGAATCATTTAAAAATATAGGAAAATATTTATCGATAGTAGGATATCCGTCAGGCTATACTTTACCTATAGGATACACTGCTATAGATAATAGAAGCAAATTAAGATTTGATACGGGTGCTAGAAGTGCAGTTATGGAGCTTCTAAGCAGAATGTATGCTAATCCATTATATAAAAATTATGCTGTATTTGCACAAAGCGAATCTGCTGAAATAAAATATCTCCCTTATGCTTTAATGTGGAATAATTACTATCTTAGGGATAATGTTAATTCTAATATTGATTTTCAATGTGAGACTTTACTACTAAAAAAAATACAAACTGCTATCTATAATGAAAATATAAAAGCTCTGAATGCACCTTATTTGGCTATATATGCTAAAGGAAGAAACGCTGATGATTCTTTAGGACTTAATCATAATGACAGAATGAGTTTTGTATATTATAATTACGGAGATTCTATAATAGATGAATTAGGCTACAACTTTAATTCTAATAATTATACACTTTTTAAAGATGCTGATTTTCATAATGGAATATCAATAGACGGAAACAAAATAGAAGAAAATATGGGAAGTTATTCTTATATAGAAAATATAACTAATTATTATAAAATGTTCTATGCCCATGCAAAAGCAAATCAAAGATATACATATTCCGTAAATCTTAAAAACTATGACAGAAGATTCTACTATCTAAAACCTAATATTTTAATAATAAAAGAAGATATTGAAGCATTGCCTGATATAACAAAACAATATCATGTTTACGGATATAAATATAAATGGAATGCCAATTCAAAACTTCCAATAACTTTTGATAATGAAGCAAATAAATTCATTATAGAAGGAACCTATTCTTATACATATATACAAATATTATCTTCAAATGAATTAGAATATAATATTATTCAAACCTATATAGGACAGAATAAATTATATACCGCAGAAGTTTCAACAAGAGATAATGTAAAGAAATTTGAACCTTGGATAATTATAAGTACAATGCCTAAAAATAATGTAGCTCAGGCTATTAGAAGAAATATTATAAATACTAATATCACTTTAGGAAATTTTACAAGTACAAATTTAAATTTCAAAGCAGGAAATAAAGAATACTATATAAACATAGAAGATTATATAAATACTTCAGATAATACGAATAAAATAAACAATATACTATATACAGAAAATAGGGAAAATGTTATAATAAGCTCCGATTAA
- the secG gene encoding preprotein translocase subunit SecG: MNALLTLGIIVYSIICVLLILIIIIQGGKAEGLFSSAQANVLGSQRGNALSKATTFLSTIFIVGALLISVAISTQKTAFENVTNTPANNTANTTAPLTAPTNAAPTMENTNTVSNQ; this comes from the coding sequence ATGAACGCTTTACTAACTTTAGGAATCATAGTTTATTCTATAATATGTGTACTATTAATATTGATAATCATTATACAAGGCGGTAAAGCTGAAGGTTTATTTTCGAGTGCTCAGGCTAATGTTTTGGGAAGCCAAAGAGGAAATGCCTTAAGTAAGGCTACTACTTTTCTTTCTACTATATTTATAGTAGGAGCTTTACTTATATCTGTTGCTATAAGCACTCAAAAAACCGCTTTTGAAAATGTTACGAATACTCCTGCTAATAATACAGCAAATACTACAGCTCCATTAACAGCACCTACTAATGCTGCCCCAACTATGGAAAATACAAACACTGTTTCTAATCAATAA
- a CDS encoding NAD(P)H-hydrate dehydratase — MKVVTTEDLINIDKKTIEKIPSILLMEHVASEIFYLLVKRHRKLLYQKTVYIFSSVGGNGGDGLAIARYLIKNGYDVKIYITGNLDRVNKDTYSNFNILKSMNIDINYLGSEEDAISAAENIERKSIVLDSLFGTGGNRPLEGIQKTLIDSLNKLDVLRIAIDIPSGLASKINDYDNVHVCFKAHETYTICFAKDIFFLYRTREYIGKLFIIKSIFPNEILNNWGYKAKLIDYNEKVHINRSSLYSKREQGMLAIVAGSNNYIGAAVLAVNAAYRLGVGYIRLYVPKGIVKNIRDAVIPSMPEIVIIGVGEENQKFFTENDIEIVNDINKSDACIIGSGIGRDMSTEIFVNSILKQINIPTVIDADALYLMFESTLNELKNNFIITPHIYEFEKLTQINHIEALENPYQALLRYRQKTNASIVLKDAVSFLMYENDIYINYNPRESMGKAGMGDVFAGFIGALLARRLNILDASKLALIIQAKSFNILSKKFGNDYIQPKDLANISYKILKRI, encoded by the coding sequence ATGAAAGTTGTAACTACAGAAGATCTAATTAACATAGACAAAAAAACAATAGAAAAAATACCTTCAATACTTCTTATGGAGCATGTAGCCAGTGAAATATTTTATTTGCTTGTAAAAAGACATAGAAAATTATTATATCAAAAAACAGTTTATATTTTCTCATCTGTAGGAGGAAACGGAGGAGACGGACTTGCAATAGCTAGGTATTTAATAAAAAACGGATATGATGTTAAGATATATATCACAGGGAATCTTGACAGAGTTAATAAAGATACATACTCCAATTTTAATATATTAAAATCTATGAATATAGATATTAATTACTTAGGAAGCGAAGAAGATGCTATATCAGCCGCTGAAAATATAGAAAGAAAATCTATAGTATTGGATTCATTATTCGGTACAGGCGGAAACAGACCATTGGAAGGAATACAAAAAACTCTTATAGATAGTTTAAATAAATTAGATGTTCTTAGAATAGCAATAGATATACCTTCAGGATTAGCCTCAAAAATAAATGACTATGACAATGTACATGTTTGTTTTAAAGCACATGAAACTTACACAATATGCTTTGCTAAAGATATATTCTTTTTATATAGAACTAGAGAATATATAGGAAAATTATTCATAATAAAATCAATATTCCCTAATGAAATACTAAATAATTGGGGATATAAGGCCAAATTAATAGATTATAATGAAAAGGTACATATAAATAGAAGCTCACTATACAGTAAAAGAGAACAGGGAATGCTTGCCATAGTGGCAGGAAGCAATAATTATATAGGAGCTGCTGTTTTAGCTGTAAATGCTGCTTATAGATTAGGCGTAGGTTATATAAGACTATATGTACCTAAAGGCATAGTTAAAAATATAAGAGATGCTGTAATACCGTCTATGCCTGAAATTGTTATTATAGGAGTTGGAGAAGAAAATCAAAAATTCTTCACAGAAAATGACATTGAAATAGTAAATGATATAAATAAAAGCGATGCCTGTATAATAGGTTCAGGTATAGGCAGAGATATGTCCACAGAAATTTTCGTAAACAGCATATTAAAGCAGATAAACATACCTACTGTTATAGATGCTGATGCTTTATATTTAATGTTTGAAAGCACTCTTAATGAACTTAAAAATAATTTTATAATAACACCTCATATATATGAATTTGAAAAACTTACACAAATAAATCATATAGAAGCATTAGAAAATCCATATCAGGCATTATTAAGATACAGACAAAAAACAAATGCTTCAATAGTATTAAAAGATGCAGTAAGTTTCCTGATGTATGAAAATGATATATATATAAATTATAATCCTAGAGAATCTATGGGAAAAGCTGGTATGGGAGATGTTTTTGCAGGATTTATAGGTGCTTTGCTTGCCAGAAGATTAAATATACTAGATGCTTCAAAATTGGCATTGATAATACAGGCTAAATCTTTTAATATATTATCAAAAAAATTCGGAAATGACTATATTCAGCCTAAAGATTTAGCAAATATTTCATATAAAATACTAAAAAGGATATAA